The following nucleotide sequence is from Actinomycetes bacterium.
AAGTAGCGGCAGATCCACAACAGCCCCCCGGTGTTGGATTCCTGCTCAGTGCATGGACCGATTCCTGACCCGGACAAAGGCAGCGCCGAACCGATCGCGGTCGGCCCGCCATGAGCGGACCGGCAGTATGCGCGGGTGACCGAGGCGACGGCGCGGATGTTGCGATCGGCGGTGGATGCATCGCCGCTCGCACTGTCGCCTCATGCGGTGGCGGTCCGAGCAGCGGATGGGTCGAGTGCCGAGGTTGGGCATGGCCGCCTTGGAGCAGACGTCGATCTCGGTGTGGACACGGTGATGTATGCCGCGCCCGATCGCGAAGCAGGTCATCGGCATGCTTGCGGCGCGGCAGGCGGGTTGAAGGTCTGGTCGATCCGGATGAGGTGGTGGCGCACTACATCGATGGGTTGCCCGAAGGGGGTGGTCGGGTGCGGCTCCGGCACTTGATCCACCACACCTCGGGACAAGCCGACGATCTGCAGGACGGCGGGGATCGGGGGAACGCGGAAGTCGTGTCCCGCCTTCGCGCCACCTCCCGGCTTCTCACTGAGCCAGGATCCACCTACCGCTAAAGCAACGTCGGGTACCTCCGCCTCGCCGAGGTGCTGAGCCGCACTGGTAAGCGTCCTGTCGAGGAACTGGCCGACAGCACGTTCGTCTCGCTCGGCCTGCCCACGGCGAGGCTGGGCGGACCCATGCCCGGTGACCTCCGGGGCAGCGCCACCACCAAACACGGTCGGCGATGGCGGCTTGTGGCTGTCTGCTCGGGACCTACGTCGATGGAACGACGCCATGAACGGGCTGGCTCTCGGCAGCGCCGTCCACGCGCTCGCCGAGGAGCCGGGTGAGCTCGATGACGGCTCACCACTCGACTATGCCTGGGGCGTCCGCATCTTCGAACACGCAGGGCGGCGAACGGTCTCCCACGGAGGCTCATGGCCCACGTGGTCCGCCAAGACGATCCGGCAGCCGGACGTCGGAGTGTCCGTGGCGATCCTGACCACGAGCGAGGACGCAGAGACAGTCACCGCCTTCGCCCTCGCGTTAGCCGACAGGCTTGCGGGCTAACCCCCGAACCGACACGCTCGGCGTGGTCGGGCGTCCGGAAGGACCGAACCTACGTGCCGTTGCAGGGCACGTGACGTGGAGCGCGAGAGCCGGCAGGGCGTGGTCGGGTCAGGCCCCTTCTGTGCGCCCACGCGGCGACCTACGTCGTCGATCGTTTGGGACTGAGCCTGACGGGACCTGGCCCGCTACGCCGGGGCGAGCCGGGTACGGGCGCTCGCCAGCGCAGCCGACCCCGTGGTGTCCGCGAGCTTGGCGGCCGCCCGCTCCGTGACGTCGGGAGATGTCTGGTAGCGCAGCGCAGGGCTCTCGTTGGTCAGTGCGGTCAGCACCACGTCGGCGACCTCCTGCGGCGGTTGCGCGCGCTCGAAGATAGCGGCAGTGTTCGTGAGGTAGGTCTGCAGCAGCGGCAGGTACGGGTCGTCGGAGTCGCCGAGCGCGCCGACGTTCTGCACGAAGCTCGTGGCAACCGGGCCCGGTTCGACGAGCACCACCGCGATCCCGAACTCGGCCGCTACCGGAGCCAGCGCCTCCATCATTCCCTCGACGGCGAACTTGGCCGCGCAGTAGGCGTCGTTGAACGGTTGGGCCACGAGGCCGCCGATGCTGGAGACCGTGACGATACGCCCGGACCGCTTGGTGCGCATGTGCGGCAGCACCGCCTTCGTCATCCGCCACACGCCGATGAGATTGACGTCGAGGGTCGCCTGCAGGTCTTCGACGCTGACGCGTTCGGTGGTGCCCACGCGGCCGCGTCCGGCGTTGTTGACGAGGACGTCGAGTCGGCCGTGCCGCGCGAGTACCCCCGACACCGCGGCGTCGACCGACGCTGGATCGGTAACGTCGAGCAGCGCGACGTCCAGGTCGACGCCCGCCTCCGTCGCCGCGTCGCGAAGGGCCGTGGCGGAGCCGTGGGAACGGACGGTTGCGGTGACCGCGTAGCCGGACCGGGCGAGAGTCACCGCGGTGGCAAGGCCGATGCCGCTCGAGGCGCCAGTGACGGGGGCTGTCTGCATGGGCGGACCTTCCGCGGTCAGTTGGAGCAGGCATGTCGCGCGAGCTGTCACGACACGCGTGCTCGGGGTCCTTCCCCGTCGGCGCTCGGCACCAGCGACTTTGCCATCCTGCCCTGCGGGCAGGCCCAGCACAGAGCGGCGGATGGCAACCAGATGACGCTTGTGAAGTAGGCGTTGAGGTGTTCGGCGAGCCACGCTTCGGCGTTGAACGCCAACAGCCGCAGCACCATTTGTAGGCCGCGGCGTTCCAGCCTGGGGCGGGCCCGTTGGGCGCCGGGGTCCAGGTCGGTGGCGGCGATCTTGGCCGGTATCGGTGGCAGTGCGGTCTTGGCTTGTTCTAGCGCGCGGGTGGCGGTCTGGATCTGCTTGTGGATCTTGGGGAGCGCGGCGTTCATCTGCTTCGGCGACCCCTCTCCGGCGAGCAGCTGCGGGAGCGCACGTTCGGCTGCGATCAGGTTGGCCTCGGCCGCGGCGACCGTCTTGCGGGCCTCGAGGCGGGCTGGGTTGGGAACCTCGCGGGTGTCCGGTGCAAGGGCCATGCCGTAGTCGGCGAGAGTGTCGATGCCGTTGTGCTCGGCGGCGTACTTGAACATGTTCTCGATCCGCCAGCGGGCCCGTAGCCAGCACAGCAGCGATGCGTCGGTGGCCGACAGGTCGCTGGTCAGGACCTGCAAGATCGGTGTGTTGTTCTCGAACAAGGTGAGCTGACGAGTTGTCGAAAGCGGTGTTCAGCGGCGCCAGTCGGACAGCAGCAGCACCTCGGCGCCACGAACGTCTTGGAGATGCTCGCCATCGCCATCGCCAACTCCGGCACCCACGGGCGTGGGTTCTTCCTCGGCAGCTGGGCGGCTGTTGCGGCGAACCTGCGTCCGTCGTCATCGACAGCGAGGCTGGGACGCGACCCGAGGAGCGCTAGAGTCGACGATGTTCGCATCGCCCTCGTGCGGATCCAAGCCTTGGGCGTCGGGCTTCGGCCGAAGACCTCGAGGAGGCGGTTCGCGTGGCTGCGCTGCTGCTGACCGGTTTCCCTGGGTTTCTCGGCTCTGCCCTGCTTCCCCGCCTGCTGGCACGTCGCGAGGGGGTTCGGGCCATCTGCGTGGTCCAGCCGCAGCACCTGGCGACGGCGCAGCGTCGAGTCCGCGAGATTGAGGCCGCTCATCCACACACGCTCCACCGGGTTGAGCTGGTGGAGGGCGACATCACAGCCCAGGATCTGGGGATCGATCCGGCGGCTCGCGATGTCCTTGGGGAGGTGAACGAGGTGTGGCATCTGGCGGCGATCTATGACCTGACGGTCGCCGAAGGGGTAGCCCGCCGGGTCAATGTCGGTGGGACGGCGCGGGTCCTGGAGTTCTGCCGGTCGCGCCCGCAGTTCAGCAGGTTGCAGTACGTCAGCACGTGCTACGTCAGCGGGCGGTACCAGGGTGAGTT
It contains:
- a CDS encoding serine hydrolase — encoded protein: MSRNWPTARSSRSACPRRGWADPCPVTSGAAPPPNTVGDGGLWLSARDLRRWNDAMNGLALGSAVHALAEEPGELDDGSPLDYAWGVRIFEHAGRRTVSHGGSWPTWSAKTIRQPDVGVSVAILTTSEDAETVTAFALALADRLAG
- a CDS encoding SDR family oxidoreductase — translated: MQTAPVTGASSGIGLATAVTLARSGYAVTATVRSHGSATALRDAATEAGVDLDVALLDVTDPASVDAAVSGVLARHGRLDVLVNNAGRGRVGTTERVSVEDLQATLDVNLIGVWRMTKAVLPHMRTKRSGRIVTVSSIGGLVAQPFNDAYCAAKFAVEGMMEALAPVAAEFGIAVVLVEPGPVATSFVQNVGALGDSDDPYLPLLQTYLTNTAAIFERAQPPQEVADVVLTALTNESPALRYQTSPDVTERAAAKLADTTGSAALASARTRLAPA